Sequence from the Candidatus Latescibacterota bacterium genome:
GCTTCCCGAGGATATGCCCGGCACAGGGGAAAAGATAGAAGCGGCCAGAGATTCGGTATCCCTCGAACAGGAGGGTGTGCCACAGTCAGAAAGTTCCGGAGAAAAAAAAGCTGAAGATGGTGCCGGGGCTGGAAATACCGGGGACCTGCCCGGTGAAGAGGACAGCTTCCGGGAACAGAATGAAGTAGTGCCTGTTGAAGTGGTGAACAGTCCGGAACCAGATCGGGAGACTCAGACTGCCATGGAACTCAGGATCATCGCGAGGCCGGCAGACACGACATGGTTTGATATGGTCATATACAACACATCCGGATCTGAAACGGACAGTATTCTCAGGGATTTCATCCTATACCCTGACCAGGTCGAAAGACTGACCGCGACCGGTTCTTTTTTTTTCAAGACCATAGGGAATGCGGGCGGATTCTGGCTCGAACGTGACGGAGAGCGGCTCAAGCCTCTCGGAGAACATGGAGAGGTCATCAGAAACGTTGTGATCACCCGAGCGGGGATTCGTTTGGAATAAGGTATGGCCGCATGTCTGAATTCAGAATCCAATCAGATTACGATTTAACCGGAGACCAACCCCAGGCGGTCAAGAGCCTCGTTTCCGGGATCGAGTCCGAAAAAAAATTTCAGACTCTGCTCGGTGTCACTGGTTCCGGGAAGACATTCACGATTGCGAACCTGATCGAGAAAACGGGCTTGCCGGCGCTTGTCATATCCCATAACAAGACTCTGGCTGCCCAGCTCTACGGTGAGTTCCGTTCGCTTTTCCCCGATAACGCGGTGGAATATTTTATCAGCTATTATGACTATTACCAACCCGAAGCATTCATCCCTTCTACCGAGACATATATAGACAAAGACGTGTCGATAAATGACGACATCGATCGTTTGAGGCTCAAGGCCACAGGATCGCTTATGTCGAGGCGTGACGTGATCGTAGTGGCGAGTGTGTCCTGCATCTATGGCCTGGGTTCTCCTGAGGAATTCGCCAGAATGACTTTTTCCCTGTCGGAAGGTGAGGAAGTAGGTAGGGACAGGCTCCTGAGGAAGCTGGTCGACATAAGGTATTCGAGGAACGACATAGAATTTGCCAGGGGCACATTCAGGGTAAGAGGAGATACCATAGAGGTAAGGCCATCATATATGGAAGAGATCGTAAGGGTAGAACTGTTCGATGATGAGGTGGAGAGGATCTCAATCGTACATCCCATCACAGGAGAGATCCTCAGGCGATCCAAGGAGATCAATCTGTTTCCCTCGTCGCATTTCGTAGTTTCTGGTGAGAGTGTTGAGAAGGCGATCGTGGAGATAGAGAAAGACCTGGTGGCGAGAGTCGGAGAATTGAAGGAGAACGGATTCGAATTCGAGGCTCGGCGCCTGGATTCGAGGACAAGGTACGATATCGAGATGATGCAGGAGATGGGGTATTGTACGGGTATAGAGAACTACTCGAGGTATTTCACCAGCCGCAGGCCAGGGGAAAGGCCGGCGACTCTCATTGATTATTTCAGGGACGACTTCCTGGTGATCATTGATGAATCACATGTGACGATTCCTCAGATAAGGGCGATGTACAAGGGTGACAGAAGCAGGAAACAGACTCTTGTGGAGCACGGGTTCAGGTTGCCCTCGGCTCTCGATAACAGACCTCTGAAATTTGACGAGTTCGAAGATATGATCGACAAGTTTATATTCTTGTCGGCAACGCCTTCGGATTATGAGCTCGAGAAGTGCGGCGGAGAAGTGGTGGAACAGATCGTCAGACCGACCGGCCTCCTTGAACCCGAGGTGTTAATCAGGCCTGTAGAAGGACAGGTCGACGACCTTCTGGGAGAGATAAGGACACGGACAGCGAGAGGGGAAAGGGTACTGGTGACTACCCTGACCAAGAGGATGTCCGAAGATCTGACAACGTATCTCTCGAAGCTTGGAGTCAGAGTACGCTATCTTCATAGCGATATAGATGCGCTGGACAGGGTTGAGATTCTCAGGGATCTGCGTTTTGGCGAATTCGATGTCCTGATTGGGATCAACCTTCTGAGGGAGGGGTTGGATCTGCCCGAGGTAGGTCTGGTGGCCGTTCTGGACGCTGACAAGGAGGGATTTCTCAGGTCACGTACGTCACTGATTCAGACGGCCGGAAGAGCGGCTAGAAATGTCGAGGGCAGGGTGATCTTCTACGCCGACAAACTGACCGACTCGATGAAAAATGCTATGGATGAGATGAACAGGCGAAGGGAAAAACAGGCGGCGTATAATAAAGAACATGGAATCATACCTCGATCGATTGTAAAATCGATCGAGGATGTCAGGATATCGACCTCAGTCGCGGACGCGAAACAGGATGTGAAAGACGACGATACGGAACAGGTCATCCCTGACGGCTGGGACGATCCGAGAATGATCGATATGCTTGAGAAGGAAATGAAGAAGGAAGCGGAGGCTCTGCATTTCGAGAAGGCTGCGAGTATAAGGGACAGGATCGAAGAGATCAGGATGAACCTTCGAAGAAGGAGTGAAGAGTGACCGGAATCGAAGAGGCTATCAGGGTGACGGTGAAGGCCGCACTGGACGAGGACCTGGCCTTCGATGATATAACGACCTCATTGCTGGTACCTGCAGGCATTATGGGCGAGGCGGTGATAATAGCAAGGGAGAGTGGGGTCATATCCGGTCAGCTCTGTGCCCGGATGGCATTTGATCTGGTGGATGGGTCACTTGAGTACCTGCCGACAGTTCCCGATGGAAAGGGAGTGAATGTTGGAGAGAAGGTCGCGGTGATCAGGGGTAGACTCGCGTCTATTCTTTCAGCGGAGAGGACAGCCTTGAATCTGCTCGGCCACCTTTCAGGGGTCGCGACCATTACTTCGAAATTTGTCGGCCTGGTCTCTG
This genomic interval carries:
- the uvrB gene encoding excinuclease ABC subunit UvrB, giving the protein MSEFRIQSDYDLTGDQPQAVKSLVSGIESEKKFQTLLGVTGSGKTFTIANLIEKTGLPALVISHNKTLAAQLYGEFRSLFPDNAVEYFISYYDYYQPEAFIPSTETYIDKDVSINDDIDRLRLKATGSLMSRRDVIVVASVSCIYGLGSPEEFARMTFSLSEGEEVGRDRLLRKLVDIRYSRNDIEFARGTFRVRGDTIEVRPSYMEEIVRVELFDDEVERISIVHPITGEILRRSKEINLFPSSHFVVSGESVEKAIVEIEKDLVARVGELKENGFEFEARRLDSRTRYDIEMMQEMGYCTGIENYSRYFTSRRPGERPATLIDYFRDDFLVIIDESHVTIPQIRAMYKGDRSRKQTLVEHGFRLPSALDNRPLKFDEFEDMIDKFIFLSATPSDYELEKCGGEVVEQIVRPTGLLEPEVLIRPVEGQVDDLLGEIRTRTARGERVLVTTLTKRMSEDLTTYLSKLGVRVRYLHSDIDALDRVEILRDLRFGEFDVLIGINLLREGLDLPEVGLVAVLDADKEGFLRSRTSLIQTAGRAARNVEGRVIFYADKLTDSMKNAMDEMNRRREKQAAYNKEHGIIPRSIVKSIEDVRISTSVADAKQDVKDDDTEQVIPDGWDDPRMIDMLEKEMKKEAEALHFEKAASIRDRIEEIRMNLRRRSEE
- a CDS encoding helix-turn-helix domain-containing protein — protein: MTDEKDNIEETETGKKEKPVDPMDMRSDRTVGEILLEAREKSGQSLEALSLESRIPKRSLQYLETDNYEAFPAKVYVQGFLRTYSRLLGLDVQQILSKFELQTGQTHKSRGDLWEVEETFVEESVPSTHIFRRYLLPAAGIAALVILIVWSIARLTGDDVKLPEDMPGTGEKIEAARDSVSLEQEGVPQSESSGEKKAEDGAGAGNTGDLPGEEDSFREQNEVVPVEVVNSPEPDRETQTAMELRIIARPADTTWFDMVIYNTSGSETDSILRDFILYPDQVERLTATGSFFFKTIGNAGGFWLERDGERLKPLGEHGEVIRNVVITRAGIRLE